From the Streptomyces sp. Sge12 genome, the window CGACAATGTGCCCGAAGGGCACTTCTACGACCCCGACGCGGAGTACGAACCGGACCCCGAGTACGCGGCCACTCTCGCCCCCGACGCTGCCCGCCAGCGCCGTGAGCGGATCGGCCCGACCGGACGCCCGCTCCCGTACTTCCCGATCCCGGGTCCGCTGACCGACCACGGTCCGGCGAAGATCATCGCGATGTGCAACCAGAAGGGCGGCGTGGGCAAGACCACGTCGACCATCAACCTGGGTGCCGCGCTCGCCGAGTACGGGCGCCGCGTGCTGCTCGTCGACTTCGACCCGCAGGGCGCACTGTCCGTGGGCCTCGGCGTGAACCCGATGGAACTCGACCTGACGGTCTACAACCTGCTCATGGAGCGGGGCATGTCGGCCGACGAGGTGCTGCTCAAGACGGCGGTCCCCAACATGGACCTGCTGCCGAGCAACATCGACCTGTCCGCTGCCGAAGTGCAGTTGGTCAGCGAGGTCGCGCGCGAGTCCACCCTGCAGCGGGCCCTGAAGCCCCTGATGGCCGACTACGACTACATCGTGATCGACTGTCAGCCCTCGCTCGGTCTGCTGACCGTGAACGCCCTGACGGCGGCTCACAAGGTCATCGTCCCGCTGGAGTGCGAGTTCTTCGCGCTGCGCGGCGTGGCGCTGCTGACCGAGACCATCGAGAAGGTGCAGGAGCGGCTCAACCCCGAGCTGGAGCTCGACGGCATCCTCGCCACGATGTACGACTCCCGTACGGTGCACAGCCGTGAGGTGCTGGCGCGCGTCGTCGAGGCCTTCGACGACCACGTCTACCACACGGTCATCGGCCGCACGGTGCGCTTCCCGGAGACCACGGTCGCCGGTGAGCCGATCACGACGTACGCGTCCAACTCCGTCGGCGCCGCCGCCTACCGCCAGTTGGCCAGGGAGGTGCTCGCCCGGTGTCACGCCGAGTGAGTCTGCCCGGAGCCGACGAACTGTTCCGTACGACCGGGGGGATGGCGCTCCAGTCGTCCTCGCCGCGGCGCGGGGTCGACGAGACGCCCGCCGCGGAACACTCGGCCGCTTCGGCCGAGGGCGCGGCGAGCGAGGGCCGTGGCCGGGAGGCCGCGGCCGGCGCGGAGACCGGCGGGCCCGTCGTGGGGCAGCCGAGGCGCCCGCAGGAAGGTTCTGCCGGCCCGGCCGGCGGCGTGGGGTCCGCCCCGGCCGGCGCGGGCCGCCGGGGCAAGGGGCAGGGCCGGGGCGCCAACCGGCGCCCCAGCGGCCGTGAGCGGCACGACGAGAAGATCACGGTCTACGTCTCCGCCGAGGAGCTCATGGACCTGGAACACGCGCGGCTGGTGCTGCGCGGGGAGCACGGGCTGGCGGTGGACCGCGGCCGCATCGTCCGCGAGGCGGTGGCGGTCGTGCTCGCCGATCTCGAATCCCGCGGCGACGCGAGCATCCTCGTACGGCGCCTGCGCGGCCGCTGACCGCCCCGCGGGCCGTCCCGCCCCGCGGGCCGTCCCTCCCGGCGCCCGGACCCGTCCGGCCCGTCCGGGCCGCCGGCGCGTCGCCGCTCCGCCCGCGACGCGCCCTTCCCGGAGCGGGCCCCCCAGAACTTCGCCCCGTCGCGGTGACCCGCCGGCACGGGAATCCGTACGGGCGGGGGAGCGCCGGCCCGACGGTGCGGCGCCGTGCCGGGCGGTGATCCGCCGGGGAGCGCGGGCCAGCCCGTAGGCTGCTGGTGGCCGCGGCCATGGCGCCCGGCACCCCCCACGCCGCCCCCTTGCACCTCCTGGACCGCGATGCCCCTCCCCGCCGAATCCGGCCGACCGACCCGGCGCGCCCTGGGCCGCGGCCCGGGCGCCCCCGACGCGGCCCGGCAAGCGGACGCGGGCGCCTCAGCGGACCCCGAAGCCCCTGAGGCGCCCGCTGAGGGCCCCGCACCCGAGGCGGGCGCCGCGGTGCCGGAACGTTCCCCCGGGCCCGCAGACGGGCAGCAGGAGCTCCCCGGCCCGGACGGCGAGGCAGCCCCCGCCCCGGACGCCGAGGCAGCCCCCGAGGCGGCCGCGGCCACCGAGCGCGCGATCCCCGCGGGCGGCGACGGGCGGTTCACGCTGCGGCTCGACAACTTCGAGGGCCCCTTCGACCTGCTGCTCCAGCTGATCTCGCGGCACAAGCTCGACGTCACCGAGGTCGCCCTCTCCAAGGTCACCGACGAGTTCATGGCGCACATCCGGGCCATGGGCCCCGACTGGGACCTCGACCAGACCACCGAGTTCCTCGTCGTCGCCGCCACCCTGCTCGACCTGAAGGCCGCCCGG encodes:
- a CDS encoding ParA family protein, yielding MPERGQGPTGLEAVGSVAVRTFANHQHMTTPQKSMDGLDVNSRAGDLSGEKPVGFADYDNVPEGHFYDPDAEYEPDPEYAATLAPDAARQRRERIGPTGRPLPYFPIPGPLTDHGPAKIIAMCNQKGGVGKTTSTINLGAALAEYGRRVLLVDFDPQGALSVGLGVNPMELDLTVYNLLMERGMSADEVLLKTAVPNMDLLPSNIDLSAAEVQLVSEVARESTLQRALKPLMADYDYIVIDCQPSLGLLTVNALTAAHKVIVPLECEFFALRGVALLTETIEKVQERLNPELELDGILATMYDSRTVHSREVLARVVEAFDDHVYHTVIGRTVRFPETTVAGEPITTYASNSVGAAAYRQLAREVLARCHAE